A genomic segment from Saprospiraceae bacterium encodes:
- the mltG gene encoding endolytic transglycosylase MltG: MKKASIKHIGVVLLVVFTLSAWWTYHNYITGARIPAGLDSYTIQIPTGSSFEEVVAILKEKKWVKETSLFQVLAEKMKYIKNPMRAGQYEVKPGWNMVQLIRHLRSGKQKTVQVVLTSERLPENVAGKAARFIEPDSSEIFALFQDEAYLAQIGYTKETLISLFIPNTYECFWNTSPKAFMERMIKEHDAFWQKNNRLAKAKALNLTPWEVYTLASIVEKETLQNSEKPRMAGVYLNRLDQDMLLQADPTSVFARRDFNTKRVTNYHTGFDSPYNTYKYKGLPPGPISMSSISSIDAVLNSENHDYVFFCAKGDGTGFHNFAKTLSAHNENAAIYRANLKKRGLR, encoded by the coding sequence ATGAAGAAAGCAAGTATAAAGCACATAGGTGTTGTTCTTTTAGTTGTTTTTACCCTCTCTGCCTGGTGGACTTATCATAACTATATTACTGGTGCACGGATTCCAGCTGGACTGGACAGCTACACCATACAAATCCCCACGGGATCCAGTTTTGAAGAGGTAGTGGCCATCCTAAAGGAAAAAAAATGGGTAAAAGAAACGTCGCTTTTTCAAGTGCTTGCAGAAAAAATGAAGTATATCAAAAATCCGATGCGCGCAGGTCAATATGAAGTAAAACCCGGTTGGAACATGGTTCAACTCATTCGTCACCTGAGGAGTGGGAAACAAAAAACCGTACAAGTGGTCTTGACCAGCGAACGCTTACCTGAGAATGTGGCAGGCAAAGCGGCCCGATTTATCGAACCTGATTCAAGTGAAATCTTTGCCCTCTTTCAGGATGAAGCCTATCTGGCACAAATAGGATATACCAAAGAAACCTTAATCAGCCTATTCATTCCCAATACTTATGAATGCTTTTGGAACACCTCTCCAAAAGCATTTATGGAAAGGATGATCAAAGAACATGATGCCTTTTGGCAGAAAAACAATCGTTTGGCGAAAGCCAAAGCGCTCAATCTCACCCCTTGGGAGGTCTATACCCTGGCTTCTATTGTGGAAAAAGAGACCCTACAAAATTCCGAAAAGCCCCGTATGGCTGGCGTTTACCTCAACCGCCTGGATCAAGATATGCTGTTGCAAGCCGACCCTACGTCTGTCTTTGCCAGACGGGATTTTAATACCAAAAGGGTGACCAACTACCATACGGGATTTGACTCCCCTTATAATACTTACAAATACAAGGGCTTACCACCTGGTCCAATCAGTATGTCCTCCATCAGCAGTATTGATGCGGTGCTCAATTCAGAAAATCACGATTATGTCTTTTTCTGCGCCAAAGGAGACGGAACAGGTTTCCACAACTTCGCCAAAACCTTATCGGCTCATAATGAGAACGCAGCCATTTATCGGGCCAATTTGAAGAAGAGAGGATTGAGGTGA
- a CDS encoding thrombospondin type 3 repeat-containing protein: MNNHHNEMQHPMNVTSMRRTLFSLAILQLFLTPLGLLAQESNGFNAVGAKVLFIDYGNPNLIKDLDITNGLEISYIRGINRFMNLSFPLKVGVVNVMDDINNRNIVSLDALLQFQYVKDEKSWLIPYFFGGGGLVYEKSGDANTQIPIGFGINFKVGKNSYINAQGEYRISNIVNRDNLQVGLGYIYRFGNSDKDGDGIVDSKDKCPEIPGVIAFEGCPDTDQDGVADSEDACPLLAGTLAMKGCPDTDGDGITDADDGCPRMAGRLNGCPDADNDGIADSEDECPDVVGTKAMAGCPDRDSDGLADYKDKCPDEYGPINNDGCPIPQDMDNDGFPDAVDKCPSVAGTLNGCPDRDGDGVTDAEDKCPDLAGPFSGCPDTDGDGIMNAEDRCPNQAGPVDNGGCPVITKEVKETLNIATQAVRFETGRATLIPTSFEVLDRVVKIMNQYVDHNLTISGHTDNVGDAANNQVLSEDRAKACFQYLVSRGISPARMGYVGYGESRPLADNNTPQGKVLNRRVEFNLYVK, from the coding sequence ATGAATAATCACCATAACGAAATGCAACATCCAATGAATGTAACCTCGATGCGAAGGACGCTTTTTAGTTTAGCTATTTTGCAGCTCTTTCTTACCCCCCTTGGCCTTTTGGCCCAAGAAAGCAATGGGTTTAATGCAGTCGGCGCAAAAGTACTTTTTATAGACTATGGAAATCCCAATCTCATTAAAGACTTAGATATTACCAACGGCTTAGAAATAAGCTATATTCGGGGTATTAACCGATTTATGAACCTGAGTTTCCCTTTGAAAGTAGGGGTGGTCAATGTAATGGATGACATTAACAACCGGAACATTGTAAGCCTCGATGCGCTGCTTCAATTTCAGTATGTAAAGGATGAAAAAAGCTGGTTGATCCCCTACTTTTTTGGAGGTGGCGGTTTGGTGTATGAGAAATCAGGAGATGCTAATACCCAGATTCCTATTGGTTTTGGTATTAATTTTAAAGTTGGAAAAAATTCCTACATCAATGCCCAGGGTGAATACCGAATCTCGAATATCGTGAACAGGGATAACCTGCAGGTTGGGTTAGGGTATATTTATCGATTTGGCAATTCAGATAAAGATGGTGATGGTATTGTAGATAGTAAAGATAAATGCCCCGAGATACCTGGTGTTATAGCCTTTGAAGGCTGTCCTGACACTGATCAAGATGGTGTGGCAGATAGTGAAGATGCATGCCCGCTATTAGCTGGAACCCTCGCGATGAAAGGTTGCCCTGATACCGACGGCGATGGCATTACAGATGCCGACGACGGTTGCCCAAGGATGGCAGGGCGATTGAATGGCTGCCCGGATGCCGATAATGATGGGATAGCAGATTCGGAAGATGAATGCCCGGATGTGGTCGGAACCAAAGCCATGGCGGGCTGTCCCGACCGGGATAGTGACGGGTTGGCAGATTATAAAGACAAATGCCCCGATGAGTACGGTCCGATTAACAATGATGGCTGCCCGATCCCGCAGGATATGGACAATGATGGTTTTCCAGACGCAGTAGATAAATGCCCCAGTGTTGCAGGTACCCTGAATGGCTGCCCAGACCGTGATGGCGATGGCGTGACGGATGCTGAAGATAAGTGCCCGGATTTGGCAGGCCCTTTTTCTGGTTGCCCAGATACAGATGGCGATGGCATAATGAATGCAGAGGATCGATGTCCTAACCAAGCTGGCCCTGTGGATAATGGAGGATGTCCGGTTATCACAAAAGAGGTTAAAGAAACCCTGAATATAGCAACCCAGGCGGTCCGGTTTGAAACAGGGCGCGCTACCCTTATACCTACTTCATTTGAAGTCTTGGATCGAGTGGTGAAAATCATGAACCAATACGTTGATCACAATCTAACGATTTCAGGACATACCGATAATGTAGGGGATGCCGCGAATAACCAAGTCCTTTCTGAAGACAGGGCAAAAGCTTGTTTCCAGTATTTGGTATCGAGAGGGATTTCTCCAGCCAGGATGGGTTATGTCGGTTATGGCGAATCCCGACCTTTGGCCGACAATAATACGCCACAAGGGAAGGTGTTGAATCGAAGGGTGGAGTTTAACCTTTATGTCAAGTAG
- a CDS encoding S8 family serine peptidase translates to MKLNRPHIVFLTVMLSLVACSKEKIEEQTTAETQDPLTKVALNAIIKDEIETKNDVFHWKNANDHVLWSAVVQSDSIVSIGYQPSGFAQIEEKIHLININEPQWTNIKNKLLNFIVQETNRWNPSLKVTVNDIYLPEPDGVLPHFMVKLYNKEIISQLRSMPEVRFVEPLGYEIEEEFQERSDSGCGLSPNNNISSADYTTISPSVKVPWNFYNMNIPTAWATSTGAGIGVALIDTGTYPTQSKLGSEFNSGNSQGRTITRTGTYNSSFWWWQTTPDGPNDQCGHGTQMAGLIAAPRGSGGSAVGVAYNCNLLAIRGTGDVVVNSSKEKTGVKNALVIAGNNSNVKIISMSIGDIISSSTVADGIYYAYNKGKMIFAAAGTSTSFTNWVGVVFPATMSQTVAVTGVKDGSTLTRCNTCHSGSAVDFVAVMQRSSNNDRTSLTLAASGNTPSTVGGSSAATATTAGIAALVWATNPAQSRTQVLERLKNAAHIYPGRNGDYGWGIIDAAQAVN, encoded by the coding sequence ATGAAGCTTAACAGACCTCACATTGTTTTTTTAACGGTAATGCTCAGTTTGGTAGCTTGTTCCAAAGAAAAAATTGAAGAACAAACGACTGCTGAAACACAAGATCCGTTAACCAAAGTAGCGCTAAATGCTATTATCAAAGATGAAATTGAGACCAAGAATGATGTTTTCCACTGGAAAAACGCAAATGATCACGTTTTGTGGAGTGCGGTCGTCCAAAGTGATTCAATTGTGAGCATTGGATATCAACCTAGTGGTTTTGCTCAAATTGAAGAAAAGATTCATTTAATAAATATCAATGAACCTCAATGGACAAATATAAAGAATAAACTGCTCAATTTTATTGTCCAGGAAACGAATAGATGGAATCCCTCCCTGAAAGTGACAGTTAATGATATCTATTTGCCCGAACCCGATGGCGTCCTTCCTCATTTTATGGTAAAATTATACAACAAAGAAATTATTAGCCAACTAAGGTCTATGCCTGAAGTACGTTTTGTAGAGCCTTTGGGTTACGAAATAGAAGAAGAATTTCAAGAAAGAAGTGATTCTGGCTGTGGGCTTTCACCAAATAACAATATTTCTTCAGCCGATTATACCACCATTAGTCCAAGTGTGAAAGTTCCTTGGAATTTTTACAATATGAATATTCCAACGGCTTGGGCCACCAGCACTGGCGCAGGAATTGGCGTAGCACTTATCGATACGGGTACCTACCCAACCCAATCTAAATTGGGTAGTGAATTTAATTCTGGCAATTCCCAAGGCAGAACGATTACTCGCACAGGCACCTACAACAGCTCATTTTGGTGGTGGCAAACTACCCCAGATGGCCCTAATGACCAGTGCGGACATGGTACGCAAATGGCTGGCTTGATCGCTGCCCCAAGAGGCAGTGGCGGCAGTGCAGTGGGAGTAGCCTATAATTGCAATCTTCTGGCAATCAGGGGCACAGGAGACGTCGTCGTCAATAGCTCAAAAGAAAAAACAGGGGTCAAAAATGCTTTGGTCATCGCAGGTAATAATAGCAATGTTAAAATCATCAGTATGTCTATTGGAGATATCATTTCGAGTAGCACGGTAGCCGATGGCATTTATTATGCTTACAACAAGGGTAAAATGATATTTGCAGCAGCTGGCACCTCTACCTCTTTCACCAACTGGGTAGGGGTCGTTTTCCCAGCCACCATGAGTCAAACGGTAGCAGTGACAGGCGTAAAAGATGGTTCAACCCTGACTCGTTGCAATACCTGCCATTCTGGAAGTGCGGTCGATTTTGTGGCGGTCATGCAAAGAAGTAGCAACAATGACCGGACCTCTTTGACACTCGCCGCAAGCGGCAATACACCTTCTACCGTAGGGGGTTCTTCTGCTGCGACTGCCACAACTGCCGGCATTGCAGCATTGGTTTGGGCAACTAATCCTGCCCAATCTCGTACACAGGTGCTGGAAAGACTTAAAAATGCCGCACATATCTACCCTGGCCGCAATGGCGATTATGGATGGGGAATTATTGATGCCGCACAGGCAGTAAACTAA
- a CDS encoding peptidoglycan-binding domain-containing protein, with protein sequence MEPILELNHVLHIGMIDADAFDQFKAQQEAYFKRYHTVFWDSEGYAKKRVQFRGEALDEWISPQKIEGNNIKRLQTFLQKHGFMPGARIDGIFGYWTLASVRLFQEYIRTIEGINEVGIPDGKVFKGTHQHMLRWEEQKLYAKWGPNKVSETDPKAYEWTTSTPEYDLWMALLEKTKAHYLALQQAAPEDSDDLEVFQLRELEKYANPTDTRKIADWTFDRKEIHLIGLRCQHEKEALERGNDDLFVLLMNGMVFKFWGSTDPRPKVSLANEPYLIEGQHKYRLAWHKVKSAGKKVYKALRPYDHGVLVYRDWNQDNALSDEDIRKGLSFNPTPRIKELNNPNTTINIHWTFDGQTNWSAGCQVISGRSYVNNMGEIINCSTFSAGSYETLSFMTQKGFRRNCGAYTFLSDFVFAYGPPNTDHVVYTLGRDGLIEQLADNTLLDLLVSQRVLKHLKKEESGREAFLQDLVSLLKKPSLLEGLA encoded by the coding sequence ATGGAACCTATTCTCGAATTAAATCATGTTTTGCACATTGGCATGATCGATGCTGACGCCTTTGATCAATTTAAGGCGCAACAAGAAGCTTATTTTAAACGTTACCACACCGTTTTCTGGGATAGTGAGGGTTACGCAAAAAAACGTGTCCAATTTAGAGGGGAAGCGCTAGATGAATGGATTAGTCCTCAGAAAATTGAGGGCAACAATATAAAACGCCTACAGACTTTCTTACAAAAACACGGCTTCATGCCAGGGGCAAGAATTGATGGTATTTTTGGTTATTGGACCTTAGCTTCTGTTCGCCTATTTCAGGAATATATCCGAACCATCGAAGGCATCAATGAAGTCGGTATTCCTGATGGAAAAGTATTTAAAGGTACTCACCAACATATGTTGCGCTGGGAAGAGCAAAAACTATACGCTAAATGGGGACCTAACAAAGTTAGTGAAACAGATCCCAAGGCCTATGAATGGACGACTTCTACCCCTGAATATGACCTTTGGATGGCCCTTTTGGAAAAAACAAAAGCTCATTATCTGGCGTTACAGCAAGCGGCTCCCGAGGACTCCGATGATCTCGAAGTTTTTCAATTACGCGAACTAGAAAAATACGCCAACCCAACTGATACTCGAAAGATTGCGGACTGGACATTTGACCGAAAGGAGATTCATTTGATTGGCTTGAGGTGCCAGCATGAAAAGGAAGCACTGGAAAGAGGTAATGACGATCTTTTTGTCTTACTCATGAACGGGATGGTCTTTAAATTTTGGGGCTCTACAGATCCAAGACCCAAAGTGAGCTTAGCCAATGAGCCCTACCTCATAGAGGGCCAGCATAAATACCGTTTGGCTTGGCACAAGGTAAAATCCGCTGGAAAAAAAGTTTACAAGGCCCTAAGACCCTATGATCATGGTGTCTTGGTATACCGCGATTGGAACCAAGATAATGCCCTAAGCGATGAGGATATACGCAAGGGATTATCCTTTAACCCCACCCCTCGAATTAAGGAGTTAAATAACCCCAATACGACCATCAATATCCACTGGACCTTCGATGGCCAAACCAATTGGTCGGCAGGCTGTCAGGTTATTTCTGGCAGAAGTTATGTGAATAATATGGGAGAGATCATTAATTGTTCCACTTTTTCTGCTGGCAGTTATGAAACCCTTTCCTTTATGACGCAAAAAGGATTTAGAAGGAATTGCGGGGCCTATACCTTTCTATCCGACTTTGTCTTCGCTTATGGTCCTCCGAACACCGACCACGTGGTTTATACCCTAGGAAGGGATGGACTCATTGAACAACTTGCCGATAATACCTTATTGGATTTATTGGTCTCACAAAGGGTGCTAAAACACCTTAAGAAAGAAGAAAGTGGCAGGGAGGCTTTCCTTCAGGACTTGGTAAGTCTTTTGAAAAAGCCAAGTTTATTGGAAGGTTTGGCTTAG
- a CDS encoding AAA family ATPase → MKILRLTIQNLNSLRLDQPAVIDFSVAPLEESGIFAITGDTGAGKTTILDGLTLGLYGRVHRNKEVKEVLSYGAAFCLAEVEFETTAGVFRAKWGLWRANNRLDGKLQAPKREFAQKNLKTGEFDVIAEKIKEVDQAVEEASGLDYDRFTRSVLLSQGDFAAFLKADARDRSDLLERITGTELYSQLSVAAFEKYKLEQLALDTLQKEKEGLQLLDPSLLETLQTGLALKEKESAIVKKELDEQRKRIQQLNQKIALETQLDTLKRKQSGLLAQEATHAADFDRLALHQKAQPFQTQLVTLDNEEALYQQTEAEIAQLERQIQELNEAQIQSQEKYLGEQQLLTEWQSNYPLEKANIEKAKAIDIQLAERQGPLQKQQQECAQALRNVSQWEEQLAAIHELQQVEEKTLVELQAWLAEHDHLKGLQGQLPLINAKRTELRELMRLQLQLEKEAKTLLAEQQSLLAQAAILQKRIESEKTQLQQLIVAFEEGSPSTIPKSRSALLALLQDEIEQLNNQQVILQQLFQLNEEYQHLLEELAGFEEELDHLRSEEMVIHKKLMSSVEVLDWTRADLEYKQHVYDLEQMHANYEKDRQQLQEGMPCPLCGATHHPEKERKGNEKFVDKAKSDLDSVKGRYEVIYQEHKNLLKQQDALELRIEQLAGNELKEVSGQVAKQFQRILAYEEKLAKVGPLISDGAFKLTRTSLLQLKMEESAAKIADMKSARTELLKLQSTIEQLEKTLIGQEETQKEGQHKINILAEKIRAVQEQLADYKKRFDDMVEGLNETIAPYNRQFDLAKAAQLFEELELLNQDFLAKTAQAQSLDNGIEKRQLQQVQIENRLQENKAILVGLEAEIDRIQKEISVIQAERTAVLGTQNPKELEEQLEQKLSNQTEKVNKLQQALTQLDTQLKSYEQQLIEKRISLSERHSKISQATISLQASIQAQHFMDLSACRAALLSDPEFQRIQTLKKALEGEQLALGQSLKDTQAELERLLKQDLPSAPIETLQAILEEQEEAFQLLQQEIGALRERIQQHFKQEQKALVLLKTMEDQQREVIRWAKLNDLIGQADGKKFRIFAQGLTLNKLIFLANQHLQQLNGRYLIKKSETEDLELEIVDTYQADNARSMNTLSGGESFLVSLAMALALSDLAGRSAQIQSLFIDEGFGTLDDNSLDLAITTLENLQANGKTIGVISHVKALKERISTQIKLVKKGSGFSHLEVTAQG, encoded by the coding sequence ATGAAAATATTGCGATTAACCATACAAAACCTAAACTCCCTTCGACTGGATCAACCGGCCGTGATAGACTTTTCGGTGGCGCCCCTGGAGGAATCTGGCATTTTTGCCATTACAGGCGATACCGGAGCGGGCAAAACCACGATATTGGATGGGCTTACCCTGGGGCTTTATGGAAGGGTGCATCGAAACAAGGAAGTGAAGGAGGTACTTTCTTATGGTGCTGCTTTTTGCCTGGCAGAAGTGGAATTTGAAACAACTGCAGGTGTTTTTAGGGCGAAATGGGGCCTTTGGCGCGCTAATAACCGTTTGGACGGAAAACTCCAGGCGCCCAAACGAGAATTTGCCCAAAAAAACCTCAAAACGGGTGAGTTCGACGTTATCGCAGAAAAGATAAAAGAGGTTGATCAGGCTGTTGAAGAAGCTTCCGGACTGGATTATGATCGTTTTACTCGTTCGGTCTTGTTGTCACAAGGTGATTTCGCTGCCTTTTTGAAGGCAGATGCCAGGGACAGGAGTGACCTACTAGAGCGAATTACAGGAACGGAATTGTATTCACAACTGTCAGTCGCAGCCTTTGAAAAATACAAGTTGGAACAACTGGCGCTTGATACCCTCCAAAAGGAAAAAGAAGGTTTACAGCTGCTCGATCCTTCTCTTTTAGAAACGCTTCAAACAGGATTGGCCCTTAAAGAAAAGGAAAGTGCAATAGTAAAAAAGGAACTGGATGAGCAAAGAAAGCGCATCCAGCAATTAAACCAAAAAATCGCTTTAGAGACACAATTAGACACCTTAAAACGCAAACAATCCGGCCTTTTAGCGCAAGAAGCAACGCATGCTGCCGATTTTGATCGATTAGCCCTGCACCAAAAAGCCCAGCCCTTTCAAACGCAACTGGTAACCCTGGACAATGAAGAGGCTTTATACCAACAAACCGAGGCAGAAATAGCACAACTTGAAAGACAAATTCAGGAACTAAACGAAGCTCAAATACAGTCACAAGAGAAATACCTTGGCGAACAACAGCTATTAACGGAATGGCAATCCAATTACCCCCTGGAAAAAGCCAACATAGAAAAAGCCAAAGCGATAGACATTCAGTTGGCGGAGCGGCAGGGGCCCTTGCAGAAACAGCAACAGGAGTGCGCGCAGGCGCTGCGGAACGTTTCGCAATGGGAAGAGCAATTGGCCGCGATCCACGAGCTGCAGCAAGTAGAAGAGAAAACCTTGGTTGAGCTTCAGGCATGGCTGGCAGAACATGACCACCTCAAGGGTTTGCAGGGGCAATTGCCGTTGATCAATGCTAAAAGAACGGAACTCCGGGAGCTAATGCGTCTACAGCTGCAATTGGAAAAAGAGGCGAAAACCTTACTTGCAGAGCAGCAATCCCTCCTAGCGCAGGCTGCTATTCTGCAAAAAAGAATAGAAAGTGAAAAAACACAATTACAGCAGCTAATTGTAGCCTTTGAAGAAGGCAGCCCCAGTACCATTCCTAAAAGCAGGTCAGCACTCCTTGCCCTGCTTCAGGATGAAATTGAACAACTCAATAACCAACAGGTCATCCTTCAGCAGCTTTTTCAGCTGAATGAAGAATACCAACATCTTTTAGAGGAGTTAGCAGGTTTTGAAGAAGAGCTAGACCACTTGCGGTCAGAAGAAATGGTCATTCATAAAAAACTGATGTCCTCTGTCGAAGTGCTCGATTGGACGAGGGCTGATTTGGAATACAAGCAGCATGTTTATGACCTCGAACAAATGCATGCCAATTACGAAAAAGACCGGCAGCAATTGCAGGAGGGAATGCCGTGCCCATTGTGTGGCGCTACGCACCATCCAGAGAAAGAGAGAAAAGGAAATGAAAAGTTTGTCGACAAGGCCAAAAGCGACTTGGATAGCGTGAAAGGCAGGTACGAAGTGATTTACCAGGAACATAAAAACCTACTCAAGCAGCAGGATGCCCTGGAGTTGCGGATAGAACAATTAGCAGGGAATGAATTAAAGGAAGTAAGTGGGCAGGTAGCTAAGCAATTTCAGCGAATTCTTGCTTATGAAGAGAAATTGGCCAAAGTAGGCCCGCTCATTTCAGATGGTGCTTTTAAGCTAACCAGAACCTCTCTACTGCAATTGAAAATGGAAGAATCGGCAGCAAAGATAGCCGACATGAAATCGGCACGTACCGAATTGCTTAAGCTTCAATCAACGATAGAGCAGCTAGAAAAAACATTAATAGGGCAGGAGGAAACCCAAAAAGAAGGACAGCATAAAATAAATATCCTAGCAGAAAAAATTCGGGCAGTGCAGGAACAGTTGGCTGATTACAAAAAACGGTTTGATGATATGGTGGAGGGCCTTAATGAAACCATTGCCCCTTATAATAGGCAATTTGATTTGGCAAAGGCGGCCCAATTGTTTGAGGAACTGGAGCTGTTAAACCAAGATTTTTTGGCTAAAACGGCACAAGCACAATCCTTGGACAATGGAATAGAAAAGCGGCAATTACAACAAGTACAAATAGAAAACCGCCTACAGGAAAACAAGGCCATTTTAGTTGGACTAGAAGCAGAAATAGACCGCATCCAAAAGGAAATTTCCGTTATTCAGGCAGAGCGAACGGCTGTTTTAGGAACACAAAACCCAAAGGAGCTAGAAGAACAATTAGAACAAAAATTAAGTAACCAGACCGAAAAAGTCAACAAACTTCAGCAAGCACTGACCCAATTGGACACCCAACTGAAAAGTTATGAGCAGCAACTTATTGAAAAAAGAATAAGCCTAAGCGAACGCCATAGCAAAATAAGTCAAGCCACAATAAGCCTGCAAGCAAGCATTCAGGCGCAGCATTTTATGGACCTCTCCGCTTGCAGAGCAGCCTTGCTATCTGACCCAGAATTCCAACGCATACAAACGCTTAAAAAGGCCTTGGAAGGTGAACAATTGGCCCTTGGACAGTCCTTAAAGGATACCCAAGCCGAATTGGAGCGGTTGTTGAAACAAGATTTACCAAGCGCACCTATTGAAACATTGCAGGCTATTTTAGAGGAACAAGAAGAGGCTTTCCAGCTTTTACAACAAGAAATAGGAGCCTTAAGAGAGCGAATCCAACAGCATTTTAAACAAGAACAAAAAGCTTTGGTTTTGCTGAAGACAATGGAGGACCAGCAGCGGGAAGTTATTCGCTGGGCGAAATTAAATGATTTAATTGGCCAGGCTGATGGAAAAAAATTCAGGATTTTTGCCCAAGGTTTGACGCTGAATAAATTGATATTTCTTGCCAATCAACACTTACAACAGCTCAACGGTCGTTACCTCATAAAGAAAAGTGAAACAGAAGACCTGGAATTGGAAATTGTAGATACCTACCAGGCGGACAATGCGCGGTCGATGAATACGCTCTCTGGTGGGGAGAGTTTCTTGGTCAGCCTGGCGATGGCTTTGGCCTTGTCTGATCTGGCAGGCCGGAGTGCACAAATTCAATCCTTGTTTATTGATGAAGGTTTTGGAACCCTTGATGACAATAGCCTGGACCTGGCCATTACCACTTTAGAAAACCTGCAGGCTAATGGGAAAACGATTGGTGTGATATCTCATGTGAAAGCGCTAAAGGAAAGAATTTCAACCCAAATAAAATTAGTAAAAAAGGGTAGTGGGTTTAGTCACCTGGAAGTGACAGCCCAGGGATAA
- a CDS encoding exonuclease SbcCD subunit D C-terminal domain-containing protein, giving the protein MNILHTADWHLGQRFLFNDREEEHQLALDWLLQTILDRQIEVLIVAGDIFDISNPPNYARTQYYGFLTQLLTTACRHIVIIGGNHDSPSMLHAPKALLRALNIYVVGAKAEHLEDDLLLLKDEKGDLELLIAAVPFLRYRDLEVSIAGEGGLERIARIQTGLVRHYQAMAELAKPYEASNVPIIATGHLYATGAKAADKQDNIYIGNIENINADDFPALFDYIALGHIHRAQIVGAHPHIRYAGSLIPLSFSETQDTKSVYLLQTEKKTIKTIEQLEVPVFRRLKTIAGPLSKVKEDLRRFAEKEREGLTPWVEVIVETDQVIPQLDQELKAFTAEMDLEVLKIKLNRTYQPIDRQYEDTPDLSELDALDVFKKKCESFGSPPEDMEELIRTFLELQDWMKEKEEDRR; this is encoded by the coding sequence ATGAATATCCTGCATACGGCTGATTGGCATCTAGGACAGCGTTTTTTATTTAATGATAGAGAAGAGGAGCACCAATTGGCGCTAGACTGGTTATTGCAGACCATCCTTGATCGCCAGATAGAAGTATTGATCGTGGCAGGTGATATCTTCGATATTAGCAATCCGCCCAATTACGCCCGCACGCAGTATTACGGCTTCCTGACGCAGTTGCTTACAACAGCCTGTCGACATATTGTAATCATAGGAGGGAATCACGACTCTCCCAGTATGCTCCATGCACCCAAAGCTTTGCTTCGCGCCTTGAATATATATGTCGTAGGAGCCAAAGCAGAACACTTAGAGGATGATTTATTGTTGTTAAAAGATGAAAAGGGAGACCTGGAATTACTCATTGCGGCAGTTCCTTTTTTGCGCTATAGGGATTTGGAGGTGAGCATAGCAGGGGAGGGGGGGCTGGAAAGGATAGCCAGGATACAAACAGGCTTGGTTCGCCATTACCAGGCGATGGCCGAATTGGCCAAGCCCTATGAAGCGTCCAACGTACCTATTATAGCCACCGGGCACCTTTATGCCACCGGGGCCAAGGCGGCAGATAAACAAGATAACATCTACATTGGAAATATTGAAAACATCAATGCCGATGATTTTCCTGCCTTATTTGACTATATTGCCTTGGGGCATATTCATCGGGCACAAATTGTGGGGGCTCATCCCCATATCCGATATGCAGGCTCACTAATTCCCCTCAGTTTTAGCGAAACACAGGATACAAAATCAGTTTATTTACTGCAAACAGAAAAGAAGACCATCAAAACCATTGAACAACTGGAGGTACCCGTCTTTCGCCGTCTAAAAACCATTGCAGGGCCCTTGTCAAAAGTAAAAGAGGACCTACGTCGCTTTGCCGAAAAAGAGCGAGAAGGATTAACCCCTTGGGTGGAGGTCATAGTCGAGACAGACCAGGTGATTCCCCAATTGGACCAAGAACTCAAAGCTTTCACTGCGGAAATGGACCTGGAGGTTTTAAAAATAAAATTAAATCGAACTTATCAACCCATTGATAGGCAGTATGAAGATACTCCTGACTTGAGTGAACTGGATGCCTTGGATGTATTTAAGAAAAAATGCGAAAGCTTTGGAAGTCCACCTGAAGATATGGAAGAATTGATTAGAACCTTTCTCGAATTACAGGACTGGATGAAAGAAAAAGAGGAAGACCGCCGCTGA